From one Rosa rugosa chromosome 4, drRosRugo1.1, whole genome shotgun sequence genomic stretch:
- the LOC133744721 gene encoding uncharacterized protein LOC133744721, with protein sequence MELFYNSTGKVTRSPARLSSMYSVKCSCWFDIHMNIDKFPLVKYPVLVIHGYVNNLMQGRSNSSQWRSLCKLFSSIGSQYKSSRTGNLWLKTNRYKNLSLIPSMAMKLWLWP encoded by the exons ATGGAACTTTTTTACAATTCGACAG GTAAAGTGACTCGGTCACCAGCTCGATTATCCTCTATGTATTCTGTGAAGTGCAGTTGTTGGTTTGATATCCACATG AACATTGATAAATTCCCTCTGGTGAAATATCCTGTGCTGGTAATACAT GGTTATGTGAACAATTTGATGCAAGGGAGAAGTAACAGCAGTCAATGGAGGAGTTTGTGTAAATTGTTCAGCAGCATTGGGAGTCAGTACAAATCGtctcggacaggaaatctgtgGCTAAAGACCAATAGGTACAAGAATCTGTCCCTAATACCATCAATGGCCATGAAATTATGGCTGTGGCCATAG
- the LOC133743950 gene encoding non-specific lipid-transfer protein 1-like, translating into MASSTAMKLTLVALLCMVVALPLAQAITCGQVTSNVSPCLNYVKNGGAVPAACCSGVGNLNAMAKTTPDRQTTCNCLKQLAGSTKGINPDLAAGVPGKCGVNVPFKISPSTDCATLK; encoded by the exons ATGGCTAGCTCGACCGCTATGAAGCTTACTTTGGTCGCTCTCTTGTGCATGGTGGTTGCTTTGCCCCTTGCCCAAGCCATCACATGCGGCCAAGTGACGAGCAACGTTTCACCTTGCCTAAACTACGTGAAGAATGGCGGCGCTGTCCCTGCCGCTTGCTGCAGCGGAGTTGGAAACCTTAACGCCATGGCCAAGACCACCCCTGACCGCCAGACCACCTGCAATTGCCTCAAACAGCTTGCCGGTAGCACGAAAGGAATCAACCCTGACCTTGCAGCTGGTGTTCCCGGCAAGTGTGGAGTTAACGTTCCGTTCAAGATCAGCCCCTCCACCGACTGCGCCAC CCTGAAGTGA